The following are encoded in a window of Flavobacterium psychrotrophum genomic DNA:
- a CDS encoding YchJ family protein, with the protein MTALCPCGSQLQFNDCCKLYISLAQTAPSAEALMRSRYTAYTLHDADYIYNTTAPRERRHHIKKDILAWAKGNTWLKLEILYASETIVEFKAYFLDNRLQAQVHHERSVFVKIENVWYFNDGTYPS; encoded by the coding sequence ATGACAGCCCTGTGCCCTTGCGGATCTCAGCTACAATTTAACGATTGCTGCAAACTTTATATAAGCCTTGCCCAAACAGCACCTTCAGCCGAAGCTTTAATGCGCTCACGCTATACCGCATATACGCTTCACGACGCTGATTACATTTACAACACTACCGCACCACGAGAGCGCAGGCACCATATTAAGAAAGATATTTTGGCGTGGGCAAAAGGCAATACATGGCTCAAGCTGGAAATTTTATATGCGTCAGAAACCATTGTAGAATTTAAGGCTTATTTCCTCGATAACCGCCTGCAGGCACAGGTACACCATGAACGCTCTGTTTTTGTAAAGATTGAAAATGTATGGTATTTTAATGATGGTACCTATCCGTCTTAA